Proteins found in one Haloferax litoreum genomic segment:
- a CDS encoding potassium channel family protein, with protein MSSSTKRRTWRLVDPETKSRVGQRLQSVALVLASLNVVAVVLQSIDRLYDAAPLLFDGFAVVSVALFTLLFAVRIWAAATSRVYRGSDGRFRLVRQPFVLLDLVVIVVFWPTFFVYPETLGGIRVLWLARMFDIPRLDRSRTRFKRVLAAQRDDLGTAFIGAGTLVLLSSTLMFFAENGAQPEAFSSIPDALWWGVVTLTTVGYGDVVPVTPLGRLLGAITTFGGIAFFALPSSILAAGFFAEREQEHDVESAQDEPKTGPTRSSDDASQNRCPHCGESLDSAGPTNH; from the coding sequence ATGAGTAGTTCGACGAAACGCCGGACGTGGAGGCTAGTCGACCCGGAGACGAAGAGCCGCGTCGGGCAGCGTCTCCAATCTGTTGCGCTCGTTCTCGCGTCGTTGAACGTCGTCGCCGTCGTGCTTCAGAGCATCGACCGACTCTACGATGCGGCCCCACTGTTGTTCGACGGGTTCGCTGTCGTCTCGGTCGCTCTCTTCACACTCCTCTTTGCCGTCCGAATCTGGGCGGCGGCGACATCGAGAGTATATCGAGGCTCGGACGGACGGTTTCGACTAGTTCGCCAACCCTTCGTCCTCCTCGATTTGGTCGTCATCGTCGTGTTCTGGCCCACGTTTTTTGTGTACCCAGAGACGTTAGGTGGAATTCGCGTTCTGTGGCTGGCACGGATGTTCGACATCCCGCGCCTCGATAGGTCCCGAACGCGGTTCAAGCGAGTTCTCGCTGCTCAGCGCGATGACCTCGGCACCGCCTTCATCGGTGCCGGAACACTCGTCCTCCTCTCTTCGACACTCATGTTCTTCGCCGAAAACGGTGCCCAACCGGAGGCCTTCAGTTCGATTCCCGACGCACTCTGGTGGGGCGTCGTGACGCTCACCACCGTCGGGTACGGTGACGTGGTTCCGGTTACGCCGTTGGGTCGCCTGCTGGGTGCGATTACGACCTTCGGTGGAATCGCGTTCTTCGCGCTCCCGTCGAGTATCTTGGCGGCAGGGTTCTTCGCCGAGCGAGAACAGGAGCACGACGTTGAGTCTGCGCAGGACGAACCGAAAACAGGACCAACTCGGTCGAGCGACGACGCGTCTCAGAACCGGTGTCCACACTGCGGAGAATCACTCGACTCCGCTGGCCCGACGAATCACTGA
- a CDS encoding 30S ribosomal protein S15: MARMHTRRRGSSGSDKPVADEAPEWSDVDAEDIEARVVELAEQGNDPSQIGLALRDEGVKGVPVPDVKLATGKKVTTILEENDASPDLPEDLRNLMERAVRLREHMEENQQDKSNRRALQNTESKIRRLVSYYRGDKLDDDFTYNYDVAVELLEK, encoded by the coding sequence ATGGCACGAATGCACACCCGCCGCCGTGGCTCGTCCGGTTCGGACAAGCCCGTGGCAGACGAAGCACCGGAGTGGAGTGACGTCGACGCAGAAGACATCGAAGCACGCGTCGTCGAACTTGCCGAACAGGGCAACGACCCCAGCCAGATTGGCCTCGCCCTGCGCGACGAAGGCGTCAAGGGCGTCCCGGTTCCGGACGTCAAACTCGCCACCGGCAAGAAAGTCACCACCATCCTCGAAGAGAACGACGCGTCCCCGGACCTTCCGGAGGACCTCCGTAACCTGATGGAACGCGCAGTTCGCCTCCGTGAGCACATGGAGGAGAACCAGCAGGACAAGTCCAACCGTCGCGCGCTCCAGAACACGGAGTCGAAGATTCGCCGCCTCGTCTCGTACTACCGGGGCGACAAACTCGACGACGACTTCACGTACAACTACGACGTCGCCGTCGAACTCCTCGAGAAGTAA
- a CDS encoding exonuclease, producing the protein MSPSPAEQTPAAEAAAVLREATFVRLRVHTSGAAVATAGVVGRALETLDVPFRIRATDTPDTAAHDDVAAVVGLSDADADLELEPRDAVAVVRELGVDPDPVVALAGLHAAGVSPEDDTELTDAATDAGVESRPGVAVPTGDLADGLAHSTLVHAPFSADTERTQAELAELALPAELDADAHRRVASLVALDATGGEATPRAATAVERLLQPDATPNGPFATVGGFADVLDATVRETPGLAVALALGHDARDAALDAWREHAQATHTALREATTGRYESLYALSCDLSSPGRLATVARLARDFRSPEPTVLAVGTGAAALVSTGPAGLDEQLAAAATELGDASATGSEAEATMRFDPSVEPKSVVTAVRGVRR; encoded by the coding sequence ATGTCTCCGAGTCCCGCCGAACAGACACCCGCCGCCGAGGCCGCCGCAGTGCTTCGCGAGGCGACGTTCGTTCGCCTCCGCGTCCACACCAGCGGTGCTGCCGTCGCCACGGCGGGCGTCGTCGGGCGGGCACTCGAGACACTCGACGTCCCCTTCCGTATCCGGGCGACCGACACCCCCGACACTGCCGCACACGACGACGTTGCGGCCGTCGTGGGACTGTCGGACGCCGATGCCGACCTCGAACTCGAACCGCGTGACGCTGTCGCTGTCGTCCGCGAACTCGGTGTCGACCCCGACCCGGTGGTCGCGCTGGCAGGCCTCCACGCCGCCGGCGTGTCGCCGGAGGACGACACTGAACTCACAGACGCGGCGACTGACGCAGGTGTCGAGTCCCGACCCGGTGTGGCCGTCCCGACGGGCGACCTCGCCGACGGACTCGCACACTCGACGCTCGTCCACGCACCGTTTTCGGCCGACACAGAGCGCACACAGGCGGAACTCGCCGAACTCGCACTCCCGGCCGAACTCGACGCAGACGCGCACAGACGTGTCGCCTCCCTCGTCGCACTCGATGCGACAGGTGGCGAGGCGACACCCCGCGCGGCGACCGCTGTCGAGCGTCTCTTGCAACCGGACGCGACCCCGAACGGCCCGTTCGCGACCGTCGGTGGCTTTGCCGACGTTCTCGATGCGACCGTTCGGGAGACGCCCGGTCTCGCCGTCGCACTGGCGCTGGGTCACGACGCACGTGACGCAGCGCTCGATGCGTGGCGCGAACACGCGCAAGCGACGCACACAGCACTCCGAGAGGCGACGACCGGCCGCTACGAGAGCCTCTATGCGCTCTCGTGTGACCTCTCGTCTCCGGGACGCCTCGCGACAGTCGCGCGCCTCGCCCGCGACTTTCGGTCGCCGGAACCGACCGTCCTCGCGGTTGGAACCGGTGCTGCGGCACTCGTCTCGACCGGCCCTGCCGGCCTCGACGAGCAACTCGCCGCAGCAGCAACCGAACTGGGCGACGCGTCGGCGACTGGGTCAGAAGCAGAAGCGACGATGCGGTTCGACCCGTCGGTCGAGCCGAAATCGGTCGTCACGGCCGTCAGGGGGGTGCGCCGATGA
- a CDS encoding 30S ribosomal protein S3ae translates to MSERSVSKQKRGKRWYTVIAPENFDRQELGETFADEPEKVYGRTVEATLGELNDDQGANNVKLTFKVNDVGSDAAYTEFIQQELTRDYLRSLVRRGASKVEANVTAVTKDDFRVQVQPVAFTTKKADRSQEHEIRRIMIDLTREAITERTYDDLTNSITEGRLSSAIYGEAKQIYPLRRVEVKKFSLEARPEEIEAEEEAAVSVDQEDVAVDVDEDAE, encoded by the coding sequence ATGAGTGAACGATCCGTCTCTAAGCAGAAGCGCGGAAAGCGATGGTACACCGTCATCGCTCCCGAGAATTTTGACCGCCAGGAACTCGGCGAAACCTTCGCCGACGAACCCGAGAAGGTCTACGGCCGTACGGTCGAAGCGACCCTCGGCGAACTCAACGACGACCAGGGCGCGAACAACGTCAAACTCACCTTCAAGGTGAACGACGTCGGCAGCGACGCGGCCTACACCGAGTTCATCCAGCAGGAACTCACCCGAGACTACCTCCGTAGTCTCGTCCGCCGCGGCGCGTCGAAGGTCGAAGCCAACGTCACGGCTGTGACGAAGGACGACTTCCGTGTTCAGGTCCAGCCTGTCGCCTTCACCACGAAGAAGGCAGACCGCAGTCAGGAACACGAGATTCGCCGCATCATGATCGACCTCACCCGCGAGGCCATCACCGAACGAACCTACGACGACCTGACCAACAGTATCACCGAAGGCCGTCTCTCGTCGGCTATCTACGGCGAGGCGAAGCAGATTTACCCGCTCCGCCGCGTCGAAGTCAAGAAGTTCTCTCTCGAGGCCCGTCCCGAGGAGATCGAGGCCGAAGAAGAGGCCGCAGTCAGCGTCGACCAAGAAGACGTTGCCGTCGACGTCGACGAAGACGCCGAGTAA
- a CDS encoding DUF7289 family protein, translating into MSGRSRVPWLYRVVRDRSGQASPLAVVLILGITVLGTTAVVTLGGAALSETKQASSAARAEHSMTLFDSKVAITALGDTQSQSVELSGTQDGQYVVRDDTTRIVVTHKDFDGDGASEELYNDTLGSVEYRTGDVTIAYEGGGVWRTQDNGTSMVSPPEFHYRDKTLTLPVIQVTGDGSSGQSPVVDIIEEEQAHPVYPNESSTYSITGDRYGNPVENGTVEVTIYSPHYRGWAQFFDDRTEGDMSIDHSNESVSVELEAIGGVVGAFRMPNEGGSVDVRGMSDNHNVTSYTLNLTADGHFNNMHWSMYHDGPTEDLEFHIYSTGKCTGGSFNGDVDISIYYSNRSGYYEGWQKSNIIPGPSKAVQVDCSDDPATFTVNLTHEGTDMTYGEIDMTGSDNKWYFGPEIKDDTTNSSVDFDQHDADRATPYSDGETESLDTVTNHYLSLLAPQYKLTVTDGPGGSERVNERSSSGNLDYEQADGGRYITFLHVTENRVRVEVH; encoded by the coding sequence ATGAGCGGTCGCTCCCGTGTCCCGTGGCTGTATCGCGTCGTCCGTGACCGGTCGGGACAAGCATCTCCATTGGCTGTCGTGCTTATCCTCGGAATCACTGTTCTCGGCACGACGGCGGTGGTCACTCTCGGTGGGGCCGCACTCAGCGAAACGAAACAGGCGTCGAGTGCTGCCCGTGCGGAACACTCGATGACGCTCTTCGACTCGAAGGTTGCAATTACCGCACTCGGCGACACCCAGTCGCAGTCAGTCGAACTCAGCGGGACCCAAGACGGGCAGTACGTCGTCCGCGACGACACCACCAGAATCGTCGTCACGCACAAGGACTTCGACGGCGACGGTGCCTCCGAAGAGTTGTACAACGACACGCTCGGGAGCGTCGAATACCGAACGGGGGACGTAACAATCGCGTACGAAGGTGGAGGCGTCTGGCGCACACAGGACAACGGGACGTCGATGGTGTCGCCGCCGGAGTTCCACTATCGAGACAAAACGCTCACGCTCCCGGTGATTCAGGTCACCGGTGACGGCAGTTCGGGGCAGAGTCCGGTCGTCGACATCATCGAAGAGGAACAGGCCCATCCGGTGTACCCGAACGAGAGTTCCACCTACAGCATCACCGGCGACAGATACGGCAACCCCGTCGAAAACGGGACTGTCGAGGTGACAATTTACAGTCCGCACTACCGCGGGTGGGCACAGTTCTTCGACGACCGCACAGAGGGCGACATGTCAATCGACCACTCGAACGAATCGGTGAGCGTCGAGTTGGAAGCAATCGGGGGTGTCGTCGGTGCGTTCCGGATGCCGAACGAAGGGGGGTCAGTCGACGTACGAGGGATGTCTGACAACCATAACGTCACCTCGTACACGCTCAACCTCACTGCCGACGGGCACTTCAACAACATGCACTGGTCGATGTACCACGACGGCCCCACGGAAGACCTCGAATTCCACATCTACTCTACAGGGAAATGTACAGGCGGGAGTTTCAACGGTGACGTCGACATCAGCATCTACTATTCGAATCGGTCAGGATACTACGAAGGCTGGCAGAAGTCTAACATTATTCCCGGGCCATCCAAGGCCGTCCAGGTCGATTGCAGCGACGACCCCGCGACGTTCACGGTGAACCTCACGCACGAGGGAACCGACATGACGTACGGCGAAATCGACATGACCGGAAGCGACAACAAGTGGTACTTCGGCCCCGAAATCAAAGACGACACGACGAACTCCTCTGTCGACTTCGACCAACACGATGCAGACAGAGCGACCCCGTACTCGGATGGCGAGACGGAGTCACTCGACACGGTTACGAACCACTACCTTTCCCTTCTCGCGCCGCAGTACAAACTCACCGTGACCGACGGTCCCGGCGGGAGTGAGCGTGTGAACGAACGCAGTTCGTCCGGAAATCTCGATTACGAACAGGCGGACGGTGGCCGGTACATCACGTTCCTCCACGTCACTGAAAATCGCGTCCGCGTCGAGGTCCACTGA
- a CDS encoding KEOPS complex subunit Pcc1 translates to MTRRATLRTTHDDPELVAAALGPDNTDSMQTTIDGDELVTTIERDSTGGLLSTVDDYVVNVTVAQTVIAATRTHTTTNHE, encoded by the coding sequence ATGACTCGGCGGGCGACCCTGCGGACCACACACGACGACCCCGAACTCGTCGCTGCGGCACTCGGCCCGGACAACACGGACTCGATGCAGACGACTATCGATGGGGACGAACTCGTCACGACAATCGAACGCGATTCGACCGGTGGACTCCTGTCTACGGTCGATGATTACGTCGTCAACGTGACGGTCGCACAGACCGTCATCGCAGCAACACGAACGCACACAACCACTAACCATGAGTGA
- a CDS encoding helix-turn-helix transcriptional regulator, with protein sequence MAILAFLVVTAGCAGVGEGVGDGTNETTEEQVTEPPVETTAEPTDAPPATDAPDDGGDGDTGGEESNNQTLLLLGALAVFAVGFVAAGILRGRNKSDTTTQTPPAAASTVDSRSDSERVISLLHENNGRMFEDVLQEALDWSPAHARRVLDGLVATGDIERRETDGGTLVVFTDPNRTPEEE encoded by the coding sequence GTGGCTATTCTCGCATTTCTCGTAGTGACCGCGGGGTGTGCCGGTGTCGGTGAGGGCGTGGGAGACGGCACCAACGAGACGACCGAAGAGCAAGTGACCGAACCACCGGTCGAGACGACTGCGGAGCCAACAGACGCGCCGCCAGCGACAGACGCCCCCGACGACGGCGGTGACGGCGACACTGGCGGCGAGGAATCGAACAACCAGACCTTGCTCCTGCTGGGTGCACTCGCGGTATTCGCAGTCGGGTTCGTCGCTGCGGGTATCCTTCGCGGACGAAACAAATCCGATACAACCACCCAGACACCACCTGCAGCAGCATCGACAGTAGACTCACGCTCCGACTCAGAGCGCGTCATCTCGCTCCTGCACGAGAACAACGGTCGGATGTTCGAGGACGTGTTGCAAGAGGCCCTCGACTGGTCGCCGGCACACGCCCGCCGCGTGCTCGACGGACTCGTCGCCACCGGTGACATCGAGCGAAGAGAGACTGATGGCGGCACACTCGTCGTCTTCACTGACCCGAACCGGACCCCTGAAGAGGAGTGA